The window TGATCGGCATGATCACCGGATCAGTTCCGCATCCATCGAGTTGACAGAGCCAATTCCTGCAAATGTCTTCGACTTCTGGCTGGACACGTTGATCGCACTCAAGGGGCCGAACATCCTGCGCATGAAGGGCATCCTGCATGTCGAGGGGTTGGCCCAGCCGTTTGTCTTTCACGGAGTGCAGCATATCTTCGATGCGCCTGTGCCATTGAAAAACTGGTCGGGCCGGGACACCACCAGCCGCGTCGTGGTCATCGCGCGCGACATGGAGGAGGCCGAGCTTGAGGCCAGCCTCCAAATGCTCTTGCTGCGGTCCGACGAGAGGGCGAGCAAGAAGGAGCCGTCCGGAGGCATGATGGTCGAGACCTTCGAGATGCCGTTCTGATCGATGCCGGCCTGCTGTATCCAGTCCAGGCGCCCCGTCGCGCCGGTAATCAGGCGCGGTGTGTTCGGCGAGATTTCCGCCGGGGCCATGATCCTGCGCCTTTGCGGATTGCGCCTGCCGTCGTTGCCGCGGTCGGGCCAGGCTTGCCGTTTTGAAAACTGCTGTTCCGCCAATGCGATCGCGGCACCCAGACCATATGGACCGCTGCGCGGTCCATGATCGACGCTCGGTCGCCTTCCTCGCTGCTATTGGTTTGGCAGCACCGGAGACAACCCGATACCCCCGTTCTGCGAAAGAAAGACCCCTGAATGATCCATATCCGTCTGCCCGATGGCGCGATCCGTGCGCTTGATACTGCCAGCACTGCCGCCGATCTTGCCGCTGCCATCAGCCCGGGCCTTGCCAGACGCACGGTGGCTGCCGTCATCGATGGCAAGGTCTGCGATCTGTCCGCGCCGCTGCCCGATGGCGCGGCGGTCGAACTGATGTCGCGTGATGATCCGCGTGCGCTGGACCTGATCCGCCATGATCTGGCCCATGTTCTGGCCGAAGCGGTGCAGGCGCTCTGGCCCGGAACCAGGACGGCCATCGGCCCGACGATTGAGCACGGCTTTTACTATGACTTCGAACGCGACACGCCGTTCACGCCCGAAGATCTGCCCGTCATCGAAAAGAAGATGCGCGAAATCATCGCGGCCAAGACCCCTTTTACCTGCGACGAATGGTCACGCGAAGAGGCTCGACAGCACTTCGAAGCAGCGGGCGAGCCTTACAAACTGGCGTTGCTTGATGCCATTCCCGCGGGCGAGGCAGTCAAGATCTATCACCAAGGTGACTGGCTTGATCTGTGTCGGGGACCGCATATGCGCAGCACCGGCGATGCCGGCAATGCCTTCAAGCTGACCCGCGTCGCGGGGGCCTATTGGCGCGGCGACAGCAACAACCAGATGCTCAGCCGCATCTATGGGGTCGCCTTTGCAGACAAGGCGGCACTTGATGCGCATATGACCATGATGGCCGAGGCCGAGAAGCGCGATCATCGCAGGCTGGGGCGCGAGATGAACCTGTTTCATTTCGAAGAGGTCGCGCCGGGTTCGGTCTTCTGGCATCCCAAAGGCTGGCGGTTGTTCCAGACGCTGATCGGCTACACGACGGGATCGTCAGGAAGATGCCGGCTATGTCGAGGTCAATTCACCTGACATCATGGAACGCGCCCTTTGGGAAACTTCGGGTCATTGGCAGAACTATCGCCAGAACATGTTCCTCGCCACGACCGAGGATGATCGCGACTATGCGTTGAAACCGATGAACTGCCCCGGGCACATGCTGATCTACGGGCAGGGCACCAAAAGCTATCGCGACCTTCCGGTGAAAATCGCGGAGTTCGGCAAGGTGCATCGCTACGAGCCGTCGGGCGCCTTGCACGGCCTGCTTCGCGTGCGCAGCTTCACCCAGGATGATGCGCATATCTACTGCATGCCGGAGCAGCTGACCGAGGAATGTCTGAAGGTCAACGATCTGGTCATATCGATCTATCGCGACTTTGATTTCGAGGATGTCCGGATCAAGCTTTCCACCCGTCCCGAGAATCGGATCGGCAGTGATGAAAGCTGGGATCGCTCCGAGGACGCATTGCGCACGGCACTGGATCAGGCTGGCCATCCCTATACGATCTTTGAGGGAGAAGGCGCGTTCTACGGACCCAAGCTGGAATACGTGCTGCGTGACGCCATCGGGCGTGATTGGCAATGTGGAACGCTTCAGGTGGATTTCAACCTACCCGAACGGTTCGGCACGACCTATGTTGCCCCTTCGGGCGAAAAACTGGCACCGGTCATGCTGCATCGGGCGCTCTTTGGTTCGTTGGAGCGGTTTACCGGAATCCTGATTGAACACCACGCGGGGCACCTGCCGCTCTGGCTGGCGCCGGTGCAGGCGGTTGTGGCCACGGTGACCGGCGCAGCGGATGATTGGGCGAGGGAGCTCGCAGCCGCGTTGAAGCTGGCCGGGCTGCGGGTGGAAACAGACCTGCGTAATGAAAAGATCGGATATAAGGTGCGCGAACATGCGCTGCAGAAGATCCCCGTGCAGATCGCCCTTGGCGGGCGAGAGGCCGAAGAGGGCACCGTCACGATCCGCCGACATGGAACCGACAAGACCCGGACTCTGCCACTGGACGAGGCAGTGCAGGCACTACTCGCTCAGGCGCAACCTCCTGGCGGACAGAACTGACGGCGGATGGAAAGGTCAGGGGAATGTCGCACGCGACGTGCTTCCATTCCTCATAAGCAACACAGGAAAGAGGAATACCCCTTGCAGATTACCGAAGACGACATCGAAAAGGCTCTTGCCATCTGGGGCAATGGAAAGATTGCCATCTCGAAGGCTTTCGAGGAAGGCGGTATCGAGGCCGCCCGCAGGGTCGCTTCCGCGAATATCGACAACTATTATGGCTACAACCTTGGGCCGGTCCTGTTCAAACCGACCATGGCGAGCGGCGAGCAGACCTTCCGCCCGACCAAGGCAGGCGCCTTGGCCTATTTCTGTGGCCATTCCAAGGAATATCCGCTCGACAACGGTTTCGCGATCATGGGCTGGAGGGCGATGGAGAGCATCACCTCGGCCAGCTTCATCCAGAACGATGTCGCGATGTGGATGGGCTGGATCAAGCTGACCAACAAGGACGGGTCTGTCACCACGGTCGACAAGAGCTTTGGCTACAAGAAGGACGAGACCGGCACTCTGCGCATCGTTCTGCATCATTCGTCATTGCCCTACCAACCTCAGGGCTGATGCCCGATAATGGAGATCGCCTGATGATCCTTGACAAAATCCCGGAACTCGATGGTTGCACGACCTCTGTATCCGCGCCCGAAGGACTGTCGACCATCCGTCGGCCAGCCTGCGGCGCGACGGTCTGGCAGCGTGATCCGTTGCCCCGTTTCCAGCGTTGGATCGACACTCTGCCACCCGAGCACCTGCCAAAAGCACGAATGATCCTGCGGCCCGAGGCGGTTTGCGACGCGCTGATCAATATTGTCCGCCAATGTGGAACGCCGGATTGTTCCGAGCGAAACCTCCTTATCGAGGATGCCTCTGCCCTGGCATCCATATTTGCCAACATTATGGACAGCGCCTATCTTCGACTGCGGTTTGACGTGATCAACACGAACGCTTGCCGCAAGTTTCACGTCGATGCCGTGACGGCCCGGCTGGTCTGCACCTATCGCGGAACAGGCACGCAATATGGCATTTCTGAAAATGGCGATGATCCAGAGCGGATCGTGACTGTGCCGACGGGCTCTCCGATCATCCTGCGCGGCACGCGTTGGCCAGAAACGCCGCTTTCGGGTCTGTTGCACCGTTCGCCACCGATTGCGGGGACCGGTGAAACGCGCCTGTTGCTGGTGCTCGACCCCATCGAGGATCCCGAACTGGAAGCCGAAACCGCATATATCCACTGATCCCTGCACTTCGCGGTCGGCGCAGGGCAGGGCGCTAGTCCTGCTTCGTGCCAGAGGTCGCAAATCGTGCACGGTAGTCGCTTGGGGAAAGTGAAAATCGGCGACGAAAGGCCTTGCGCATCTGCTCGTCTGATCGGAAGCCGGCGCGATACGCCAGGGTCTTCAGTGGCAGTTCGGTATCGAGCAGCAAGACCTTGGCGCGTTCACAGCGAAGTCCTTCCAGCATGGCCATGGGCGAGGCCCCGAATTCGGCCGTGAAGGCACGGGTCAGGCTGCGGATGCTCATCCCGCGTTCCTTGGCGATGTCATTCAGGGTCAACGGTTGGTCCAACCGCTCGCTCATCCAGGTCAGCATTTCATTCATGCCGGGCGTGCCAGACATCTGCCCGGTCAGCAACGTGCTGAACTGGGATTGCCCGCCGGGGCGCTTGAGGTACATCACCATGTCCTGCGCCACGGCCAGTGCGATGTCGCGGCCGTAGTCCTGTTCGACAAAGGCAAGTGTCAGGTCGATGGCTGCCGTTACCCCGGCAGAGGTCCAGAAGCGGCCGGCCTGCACAAAGATCGCGTCGGCATCCACATCGACTCGCGGGAAACGTCTTCGCAATCTGTCAACATAGTTCCAGTGGGTGGCGGCGCGCTGCCCATCCAGAAGACCGGCTTCGGCCAGAAGGAAGGATGCCGTACAGAATGCAGCGCAGCGCTTGAAGCGGGGTCCGTTCGCACGACACCAGGCCACCAGCGCCCGCTGCGCGCAGAGGACTTCCTCGATCCGGGCGGCGCCCGCGATCAACACCGTGTCGGGCGCGTCGAAACCTTCGAGATCCTGTGTGGCCTCCAGTGACATCGCCGTATCCGAGGGGATGTGACCGACATGGGGCGCTGCGATGGTGATATCATATCCGCCGGCGTAACCGGCATCGGCCAGATGGCGCGATGCATAGCCCAATACGCTCAGCGGCCCGGTCGCCTCCAGTGTCTTGAAACCCGGATAGACAATCAGCGCCAACCGCCGCCGCTGGTCCATCCTGCATGCAAGACTTTGATCTTTCGGCATGCCTATCCCTCGATGTGGCCAATAGGGCCTGCTGATTGGCCAGATGAAAGGGGTCGCAGGTCTCGACCACATTTCGTGATAGTATAACGTCAAGCGATAGCGCCTTAACAGGAGAAATTCCATGAAGACCCGCGCCGCCATCGCCTGGGAGCCCAACCGACCGCTGGAGATCGAAGAGATTGACCTTGACGGACCGAAAGAGGGCGAAGTCCTCATTCGTATCGTCACGACCAGCCTGTGCCACACCGACATGTTCACCCTGTCGGGTGCCGATCCCGAAGGGTTGTTTCCCGCCGTTCTTGGTCATGAAGCGGTCGGCATCGTCGAGGAACTGGGCAAGGGTGTGACCTCGGTGAAACCGGGCGACCATGTCATCCCTCTCTATACCCCCGAGGATCCGAACTGCCCCTACATCAAGTCCGGCAAGACCAATCTTTGCCAGACCATCCGCAAGACCCAGGGGCAGGGGGTGATGCCCGATGGCACCTCGAGGTTCAGCTACAAGGGCAAGATGATCCATCACTACATGGGCACATCGACCTTCAGCGAATATACCGTCTTGCCCGAAATTGCCGTGGCCCGGATATCGAAGGACGCTCCGCTGGCCAAGGCCTCGGTCATGGGGTGTGCCATTCCGACGGGCATGGGCGCGGTGCGCAACACGGCCAAGGTCGAGCCGGGCGCGACGGTCGCGGTTTTTGGTCTTGGGGCCGTGGGTATGGCAGTCATCCAGGGTGCCAAGATGCAGGGTGCCTCCCGCATCATCGGTATTGACACCAATCCGAACAAGTTTGCCTTGGCTCGGTCACTTGGCGCGCATGACTGCATCAACCCGTCCGATTTCGCGCAATCGATTCAGGATGTGATCGTCGAGATGACCGACGGCGGTGTCGATTATTCCTTTGAGTGCATCGGCAATGTCAATGTCATGCGCGCGGCTCTGGAATGCTGTCACAAGGGCTGGGGCGAATGCACCGTGATCGGCGTGGCGGGCGCGGGCGAAGAAATCGCGACGCGACCCTTCCAGTTGGTCACGGGCCGCGTCTGGCGCGGCTCGGCATTTGGCGGCGTGCTTGGGCGCAGCCAGTTGCCCGGCATGGTGGATGAGTGGCTGCGGGGGGACTTTGACGTCGATCCCTATATCACGCACAACATGACCCACGAGCAGATCAACACCGCGTTCGACCTGTTGCGCGCGGGCGAGTCGATCCGCTCGGTGATCCATTTCCAGCCATCTGAAACCATGCTGGTGAACAACCTGCCCGGTGTCATCGTTCCGACCTGACAGAGGCGGCAAAGGCCTCGAAGGCCCGCCGCGGTGGCGGGCCTTCGAGGGGTCAACAGCAGCTGCAGCTGCGGGTCCGCGGGG of the Paracoccus seriniphilus genome contains:
- a CDS encoding GlxA family transcriptional regulator, which gives rise to MPKDQSLACRMDQRRRLALIVYPGFKTLEATGPLSVLGYASRHLADAGYAGGYDITIAAPHVGHIPSDTAMSLEATQDLEGFDAPDTVLIAGAARIEEVLCAQRALVAWCRANGPRFKRCAAFCTASFLLAEAGLLDGQRAATHWNYVDRLRRRFPRVDVDADAIFVQAGRFWTSAGVTAAIDLTLAFVEQDYGRDIALAVAQDMVMYLKRPGGQSQFSTLLTGQMSGTPGMNEMLTWMSERLDQPLTLNDIAKERGMSIRSLTRAFTAEFGASPMAMLEGLRCERAKVLLLDTELPLKTLAYRAGFRSDEQMRKAFRRRFSLSPSDYRARFATSGTKQD
- a CDS encoding S-(hydroxymethyl)glutathione dehydrogenase/class III alcohol dehydrogenase, which translates into the protein MKTRAAIAWEPNRPLEIEEIDLDGPKEGEVLIRIVTTSLCHTDMFTLSGADPEGLFPAVLGHEAVGIVEELGKGVTSVKPGDHVIPLYTPEDPNCPYIKSGKTNLCQTIRKTQGQGVMPDGTSRFSYKGKMIHHYMGTSTFSEYTVLPEIAVARISKDAPLAKASVMGCAIPTGMGAVRNTAKVEPGATVAVFGLGAVGMAVIQGAKMQGASRIIGIDTNPNKFALARSLGAHDCINPSDFAQSIQDVIVEMTDGGVDYSFECIGNVNVMRAALECCHKGWGECTVIGVAGAGEEIATRPFQLVTGRVWRGSAFGGVLGRSQLPGMVDEWLRGDFDVDPYITHNMTHEQINTAFDLLRAGESIRSVIHFQPSETMLVNNLPGVIVPT
- a CDS encoding phosphoribosyl-AMP cyclohydrolase — its product is MQITEDDIEKALAIWGNGKIAISKAFEEGGIEAARRVASANIDNYYGYNLGPVLFKPTMASGEQTFRPTKAGALAYFCGHSKEYPLDNGFAIMGWRAMESITSASFIQNDVAMWMGWIKLTNKDGSVTTVDKSFGYKKDETGTLRIVLHHSSLPYQPQG
- a CDS encoding DUF1826 domain-containing protein, whose translation is MILDKIPELDGCTTSVSAPEGLSTIRRPACGATVWQRDPLPRFQRWIDTLPPEHLPKARMILRPEAVCDALINIVRQCGTPDCSERNLLIEDASALASIFANIMDSAYLRLRFDVINTNACRKFHVDAVTARLVCTYRGTGTQYGISENGDDPERIVTVPTGSPIILRGTRWPETPLSGLLHRSPPIAGTGETRLLLVLDPIEDPELEAETAYIH